CGGCTTGCCGAGCGCTCCCTCGATGGCCCAGCGGGTCGCGCCCAGGATGCCCGCGACGCAGTCGTCGATGTAGGTGTAGTCGCGGCGGCTGCTGCCGTCTCCGTAGAGGGTGATCTCGCGGCCGGCGAGCATGGCGCGGGTGAATTTGTAGATCGCGAGATCGGGCCGTTGGCGCGGGCCGTAGACGGTGAAGAAGCGCAGGTTGGCGACGGACATCCCGTGTAGGTGGTGATAGGTGTGGGCGATCAGCTCGCCGGCCTTCTTGGTGGCGGCGTAGGGCGAGATGGGGTGGTCGACCGGGTCGCTTTCGGCGAAGGGCAGCTTGGTGTTGGCGCCGTAGACGCTGCTGGAGGAGGCCGCGACGACGGCGCGGATCTTCAGCTCGCGGGCGATCTCGAGGACGTTGAGGGTCCCCGTGACGTTGACCTCGGCATAGAGCCGCGGGTCGGCGATGGAGGGCTGCACGCCGGCCATGGCGGCCAGGTGGACGACGGCGTCGAAGGGCTCGCGGCTCATCGCCTTGCGCAGGACCTCGGGGTGGCGCAAGTCCCCCTCGACGAACTGAAATTGTCCCGCGCCGGCGGCGAGGCCCTGCACCTGGGCCAGGTTGTGGCGCTTCTTTTCCACGGAGTAAACCGGGGCGAGGTTGTCAAAGCCGACCACGCGGTGGCCTTGGCCGATCAAGGCCTCGGCCAAGTTGGAACCGATGAAGCCGGCGGCGCCGGTGAGAAAGATGTTCAGGGTGCCGTTCATGCGAAGCTACTTTGCGGCGAAAGGGTTTCGCTGTCCACGAAAAATGCCCGACCTATTTCGGCATCTCGCGCGAGAGGCGGGATTTATAGAAAAGCTTGTCGCGATGTTTCGCCTTCTCCATCAATTCCTCCCGAAAGTCCGGATGCGCGATTTGGATCAGGGCCGCGGGCCGCTCCTCGTCCGTCAGGCCGAAGAGGTTGACCGCGCCGTATTCCGTGACGATGTACTGGGCGTAGTGGCGCGGGGTCGAGACGATGGAGCCGGGAGGGAAGGCGTGGACGACGTTGGAGTAGCGCTTGCCCTCGTGGGTCACCGTCGACTTGATGCAGAGGATGCTGCGGCCGCCGGGGCTGAAGAAGGCCCCCGAGACGAAGTTGAGCTGCCCGCCGACGCCGCTGTACTGGCGCTCGCCGATCGCCTCGGAGCAGACCTGCCCCGAGAAATCCACCATGAAGCCGGAATTGATCGAGACCATGTTGCGGTGCCGCGCGATCACCGCGGGGTCGTTGACATAGGAGACCGGCGCCGCGAGGACGCGGCCCTGGTTGTTTCCGTTGCGCTCATCGAGGAAGTCGTAGAGTCGCTGCGAGCCCAGCGCGAAGGCGAAGAGGGTCTTGCCCTCGTGGAGTCCCTTGCGGAGGTTGCTGATCTTGCCCGATTCCATCAGGGTGAGGAAGCCGTTGCTGACCAGCTCGGAGTGGACGCCGAAGTCGCCTAGCTCGCTTTGGGCCAGGTAGCGCGCCACTTGGTCGGGGATGGCGCCGATCCCGAATTGCAGCGTGTCGCCGGAGCGCAGCAGCTTGACGACGTTCTCCGCGATCTTTTTCTCTACCTCGGTGGCCTCCGACTCGGGCACCTCGAGCAGCGATTGGTCGGACTCGACCAGGGCGCTCAGCTCGTCGATGCGGATCTTGTTGTCGCCCAACTCAGGAAGCCCGCGAACCACCGGCATCCGCGCGTTGACCTCGGCGATCGCGAGGCGTTCGGGGTC
The nucleotide sequence above comes from Deltaproteobacteria bacterium PRO3. Encoded proteins:
- a CDS encoding NAD-dependent epimerase/dehydratase family protein; amino-acid sequence: MNIFLTGAAGFIGSNLAEALIGQGHRVVGFDNLAPVYSVEKKRHNLAQVQGLAAGAGQFQFVEGDLRHPEVLRKAMSREPFDAVVHLAAMAGVQPSIADPRLYAEVNVTGTLNVLEIARELKIRAVVAASSSSVYGANTKLPFAESDPVDHPISPYAATKKAGELIAHTYHHLHGMSVANLRFFTVYGPRQRPDLAIYKFTRAMLAGREITLYGDGSSRRDYTYIDDCVAGILGATRWAIEGALGKPRFGVFNLGESQTVSLLELVSHLEKILGVKAKRRHADYLPGDVFATFADVSLARRAFGYDPKVKIEAGLAKFCEWYLREERGKPWEI